A part of Candida albicans SC5314 chromosome 2, complete sequence genomic DNA contains:
- the SNX4 gene encoding Snx4p (Putative sorting nexin; induced during the mating process) yields the protein MSSEDQFTSIQWDRDDGENTNNTPTDTTIKSKSSKSKKSKKSSSKKKNGNKISPSSTTETSDADDTMKEVTDQLESTQINDDNHEVDDGNKEQNVDANQIGNSDEDPTNSLLLPVNPQPKEPQEEKEDLQQQLQQPQQQLASIQQEPAPIQPPFNAVVNDESLSIQQQQQQQQPTGYVDISYYEKYSIKTTVTHPNRDLDTASKPFISYLVTTTTDNPSILKLTKEKKPKQGEEYLTFSVRRRYGDFRYLYESLSNDFPTVMIPPLPSKSNFKYLTGDTFSSEFVHKRLHSLDRFIRFILQHKILSQSSIFHLFISNSNDWATFTTSLKLKDSSSDESGIVGRVVNEDLITETVMNFLTPSKHKKETNKDILEINDKLKKLYENLIKLDKIFTKLKKKNHELGNDYDQFSNQILKLSSVQKGEDSIMTTNFKIFSDSLNYFSKSYNEMYRYIDENFLISLQDLAKFCLRFIQLIKLKNDKSTDLAVLQDFLNKELANNSGGSGSGSGSGGSGLHQPPNPVISSYQGGIVNNTTQLIKDTLSTSNTTISNTIKSDKIKNLEQEIAKETKILTDLTNKIINEEYPNWEKFNKIEIKNSMLGLCDQNIKFYNDLLEKFGEVEMKLIKRLDEDM from the coding sequence ATGAGTTCTGAAGATCAATTTACTTCTATTCAATGGGATAGAGATGATGGCGAAAATACTAACAACACTCCAACTGATACAACTATTAAATCAAAGTCTTCTAAATCtaaaaaatctaaaaaatcatcatctaagaaaaagaatggGAATAAAATATCTCCTCTGTCAACTACTGAAACTTCTGATGCTGATGATACAATGAAAGAAGTGACAGATCAATTGGAATCGACACAaataaatgatgataatcATGAAGTAGATGACGGAAATAAAGAGCAAAATGTTGATGCCAATCAAATTGGTAATAGTGATGAAGATCCAACAAATTCATTGTTGTTACCAGTAAATCCTCAACCTAAAGAACCGcaagaagagaaagaagacttacaacaacaattacaacaaccacaacaacaattggcATCTATACAACAAGAACCAGCACCAATTCAACCTCCTTTCAATGCAGTTGTGAATGATGAATCATTGTCAAttcaacagcaacaacaacaacaacaacctaCTGGATATGTTGATATTTCTTattatgaaaaatattctaTAAAAACAACTGTGACTCATCCTAATCGTGATTTAGATACTGCATCAAAACCGTTTATTTCATATTTGgtcactactactactgatAATCCATCtatattaaaattaacTAAAGAGAAAAAACCTAAACAGGGAGAGGAATATTTGACATTTAGTGTTAGAAGAAGATATGGAGATTTCCGATACTTGTATGAAAGTTTAAGTAATGATTTCCCTACCGTGATGATTCCTCCATTACCTTCAAAActgaatttcaaatatttgacTGGTGATACATTCAGTTCGGAATTTGTTCATAAACGGTTACATTCATTGGATAGATTCATTAGGTTTATTTTACAACATAAGATTTTATCTCAACTGTCAATTTtccatttatttatttctaaTTCAAATGATTGGGCTACATTCACTACATCTTTAAAACTTAAAGATTCAAGTTCTGATGAATCAGGAATTGTTGGTAGAGTAGTTAATGAAGATTTAATAACTGAAACCGtgatgaattttttaacTCCATCAAAACATAAAAAGGAGACaaataaagatattttagaaattaatgataaattgaagaaattatatgaaaatttaattaaattagataaaatttttactaaattaaaaaaaaaaaatcatgaATTAGGTAATGATTATGATCAATTTctgaatcaaattttaaaattatcatcagTACAAAAGGGTGAAGATTCAATCATGacaacaaatttcaaaattttttccgattctttaaattattttctgAAATCTTATAATGAAATGTATCGATacattgatgaaaattttttgatttctttacAAGATCTAGCGAAATTTTGTTTAagatttattcaattgattaaattaaaaaatgataaatctaCTGATTTGGCCGTATTACaagattttttaaataaagaattagCCAACAACCTgggtggtagtggtagtggtagtggtagtggtggtagtggtcTCCATCAACCACCTAATCCAGTTATTAGTTCATATCAAGGGGGTATTGTAAATAATACTAcacaattaattaaagataCATTATCAACTTCAAACACCACCATCAGTAATACTATTAAATctgataaaattaaaaatttggaaCAAGAAATCGCTAAAGAAACGAAAATTTTAACTGATTTaactaataaaattattaatgaagaaTACCCAAATTGGGagaaatttaataaaattgaaattaaaaattcaatgcTTGGTCTTTGTgatcaaaatattaaattttataatgatttattggaaaaatttggGGAAGTTGAAATGAAACTTATAAAGAGATTAGATGAAGATATGTAA
- a CDS encoding proteasome regulatory particle lid subunit (Ortholog(s) have structural molecule activity, role in proteasome assembly, ubiquitin-dependent protein catabolic process and nucleus, proteasome regulatory particle, lid subcomplex, proteasome storage granule localization): MDIDTEVSTVLATIRSKSDNSELNNIIYQLEDFYERKLWHQLTQVLDQIYYTLDSTIITSNLKNRLYNLFIKQFQLKLNPIKVVDYLLESFENDPKETLSTLLTLKKDFINDLKRSHNYRVTDDVDDNDDNEEEEEENQDEELKQLIQDDEAVIYVKLQIARYYLKLHQLNKAEDILIDVAPKFESLNNNLNSKINSAYYLEKTEHAKILNNYNDYYSNGLLYLSSVTNLTDEEKNKLRYELCIAALLGDKIYNFGELILHDIFQEISQPSSSTTSSQYNWLYQLIINLNAGNVDNFNHWLSIAIKKAPILEQHQIFLKEKLTIMALLELVSADKKLSFDIISEKTNTPIDQVELIIIKTMSLHLIEGYINQDQQYVVVSWIQPRILNLDQVKNLIQNVEHLSKNISLVCKNF; this comes from the coding sequence TTATGGCATCAATTAACTCAAGTTTTagatcaaatttattatacaTTAGATTCTACTATAATCacatcaaatttaaaaaatcgactttataatttatttattaaacaatttcaattgaaattgaatccaattaaagttgttgattatttattagaatcatttgaaaatgatccAAAAGAAACTTTATCAACTTTATTAAcattaaaaaaagattttattaatgatttgaaaagaagTCATAATTATAGAGTTactgatgatgttgatgacaATGATGacaatgaagaagaagaagaagaaaatcaagatgaagaattgaaacaattaattcaaGATGATGAAGCTGTTATATATGTTAAATTACAAATTGCTcgttattatttgaaattacaccaattaaataaagctgaagatattttaattgatgtagctccaaaatttgaaagtttaaacaataatttaaattctAAAATTAATTCTGCTTATTATTTAGAAAAAACTGAACATGccaaaattttaaataattataatgattattattcaaatgggttattatatttatcttCAGTGACTAATTTaactgatgaagaaaaaaataaattacgTTATGAATTATGTATTGCTGCTTTATTGGGtgataaaatttataattttggtgaattgattttacaTGATATTTTCCAAGAAATTTCTcaaccatcatcatcaacaacatcatctCAATATAATTGGttatatcaattaattattaatttaaatgCTGGTAATGTTGacaatttcaatcattGGTTATCAATAGCTATAAAGAAAGCTCCAATTTTGGaacaacatcaaatttttttaaaagaaaaattaacCATTATGGcattattagaattagTTTCAGCCgataaaaaattatctttTGATATCATTAGTGAAAAAACTAATACTCCTATTGATCAAGTCGAATtgatcattattaaaactATGTCATTACATTTGATTGAAGGTTATATTAATCAAGATCAACAATATGTGGTGGTATCTTGGATTCAACCaagaattttgaatttagatcaagttaaaaatttgattcaaaacGTGGAGCATTTAAGTAAGAATATTTCTTTAGtttgtaaaaatttttag
- the DCW1 gene encoding putative mannan endo-1,6-alpha-mannosidase (Protein with predicted GPI modification; dfg5 dcw1 double mutant is inviable; not required for wild-type hyphal growth; upregulated in cyr1 mutant (yeast or hyphal form); Hap43-induced), protein MKFSIYLIISLFSSFSHAIWLDTNNETTIREDCNIIAKGLLDYYEGTKYGGVIGMFSWPYYWWEAGGAWGSLIDYTFYFDNDTLVPLITDALLYQTGDDDNYIPLNQSTTEGNDDQAFWGIAVMAAAERNFTNPKDPTKAWLTLAQAVFNTMQARWDTETCNGGLRWQIFQWNSGYDYKNSVSNGALFHLAARLARYTGNDSYVVWAERVWDWMYGVGLLTEQNWWFVYDGVKIANNCSNITKYQWSYNQGLMLAGCAYLYNYTEEEKWYNYTIKLLESAQVFFKNISGSMVMYEAACQPSNSCNNDQRSFKAYFSRFLGLTSVLVPQTEPVITKWLVDSANGAAGSCSGGSDGVTCGLSWTDWSQGWDGKWGLGEQMSALEVMQNLMVHKRPAPYTADTGGSSIGNPAAGYGKLTSDATPLSIDGGDKAGAGIITAIIGASLVGSCVWLIL, encoded by the coding sequence ATGAAGTTCtcaatatatttaataatatctttattttcatcattttcgCATGCAATTTGGCTTGACAccaataatgaaacaacTATTCGTGAGGATTGTAACATCATTGCCAAAGGTCTATTAGATTATTATGAAGGTACTAAATATGGTGGTGTGATTGGTATGTTTAGTTGGCCATACTATTGGTGGGAAGCTGGTGGTGCCTGGGGTTCATTAATAGATTatacattttattttgataatgacACTTTAGTGCCTCTTATTACCGATGCATTATTATATCAAActggtgatgatgacaaTTATATTCCTTTAAATCAATCTACTACTGAAGGTAATGATGATCAAGCATTTTGGGGTATAGCTGTTATGGCAGCTGCTGAACGTAATTTCACTAACCCTAAAGATCCGACAAAGGCATGGTTAACTTTAGCTCAAGCAGTTTTCAACACTATGCAAGCAAGATGGGATACTGAAACATGTAATGGTGGATTAAGATGGCAAATTTTCCAATGGAATTCTGGTTATGATTATAAAAACTCGGTTTCTAATGGGGCACTTTTCCATTTGGCCGCCAGATTAGCAAGATACACTGGTAATGATTCTTATGTTGTATGGGCCGAAAGAGTATGGGATTGGATGTATGGAGTTGGGTTATTGACGGAACAAAATTGGTGGTTTGTTTACGATGGGGTTAAAATTGCTAATAATTGTTCTAATATCACCAAATATCAATGGAGTTATAATCAAGGTCTTATGTTAGCAGGATGTGCATACTTGTACAATTACACTGAAGAAGAGAAATGGTATAATTAtacaattaaattattagagaGTGCTCAagtatttttcaaaaatatcaGTGGAAGTATGGTTATGTATGAAGCAGCTTGTCAACCTTCGAATTCATGTAATAATGATCAACGGTCATTTAAAGCATATTTTTCACGATTTCTTGGGTTAACATCTGTATTGGTACCTCAGACTGAACCTGTAATTACTAAATGGTTAGTTGACTCGGCAAATGGAGCTGCTGGTTCATGTAGTGGTGGTTCCGATGGGGTTACTTGTGGGTTGTCATGGACTGACTGGTCTCAAGGCTGGGACGGTAAATGGGGGTTAGGTGAACAAATGTCCGCTTTAGAAGTGATGCAAAACTTGATGGTTCATAAACGTCCAGCTCCTTACACCGCCGATACTGGTGGTTCATCTATTGGTAATCCTGCAGCTGGTTATGGTAAACTTACTAGTGATGCTACACCTTTGTCTATAGATGGTGGTGATAAAGCGGGAGCGGGTATTATTACAGCAATAATTGGTGCATCCTTAGTAGGGTCCTGTGTGTGGTTGATATTATAG
- a CDS encoding uncharacterized protein (Ortholog(s) have cytoplasm localization) — protein MQLLFVSLSFYIGVVLANLARFDENSLSQVCSGMYSKQDWGGSFKPHIGLTLNQFDTLKYDPKNNNKDEKVNDKDISVSYIIFEYKDLVNIGADLGDGRYKFICDDYAINELKVCDEKQKGKFIVNKNVTNSTILTAQLTHLGHANINYPVNVTGYYCVSTFTQYENTVYNGQVNFQNAFGQLSASEIPKLPAYGILAICYAIALALFGFQFFKKRKENQILPLQRYLLAMLGFLTFDTVVVWSYYDLVNRIESPSSGFARFYMIFLALLNAAKITFSFFLLLCISLGYGVVKLKLDKKVMFGCKVLAGFNFIASFVYLFFNYYGGSSNALVSTDSIDTAASGSFLGLLPIIPIAIILSIYYVTILASIRKTTESLHKQRQIIKLNLYQNLFKIIFGSVILTFLGLTLSSFVYLSMSSTEMFEQHWKGSFFIYDFWPSVVFFIVFMAVAWLWRPTETSYMLAISSQVANDDENGEYQQGMELDTFSLMSHSDDDDDDEGDNGEHNPQRQVERDSFELPTTTNNKNKNIQPENPPQYDQLGTHEPHEAPSSTLFELGEDDEISDHEGDNRLKDEKHKE, from the coding sequence ATGCAacttttgtttgtttcattGTCATTTTATATTGGGGTTGTACTAGCCAATTTAGCTAGATTTGATGAGAATAGTTTATCTCAAGTATGTTCGGGAATGTATTCCAAACAAGATTGGGGTGGATCATTCAAACCACATATTGGATTGacattaaatcaatttgatacTTTGAAATATGATCcgaaaaataacaataaagatgaaaaagTCAATGATAAAGATATTTCAGTTagttatattatatttgaatataaaGATTTAGTGAATATTGGAGCTGATTTAGGTGATGGACGATACAAATTTATATGTGATGATTATGccattaatgaattaaaagtttgtgatgaaaaacaaaaggggaaatttattgttaataaaaATGTTACTAATAGTACTATATTAACCGCCCAATTGACTCATTTAGGACATgcaaatatcaattatcCCGTGAATGTCACTGGGTATTATTGTGTATCAACATTCACTCAATATGAAAACACCGTTTATAATGGACAAgtgaattttcaaaatgcTTTTGGTCAATTAAGTGCTAGTGAAATACCAAAATTACCAGCTTATGGTATATTAGCCATTTGTTATGCCATTGCCTTGGCATTATTTggtttccaattttttaaaaaaagaaaggaaaatcaaatattacCTTTACAAAGATATTTATTGGCAATGTTGGGATTTTTAACGTTTGATACTGTAGTAGTTTGGTCATATTATGATTTGGTCAATAGAATTGAATCTCCCAGTAGTGGATTTGCTAGGTTTTATATGATATTCCTTGCATTATTAAATGCTGCCAAAATCacgttttcattttttttattacttTGTATTTCCCTTGGATATGGGGTtgttaaattgaaattggacAAAAAAGTCATGTTTGGATGTAAAGTTTTGGCtggatttaattttattgcttcatttgtttatttatttttcaattattatggTGGTTCATCAAATGCCTTGGTGAGTACTGATAGTATTGACACTGCGGCATCAGGTAGTTTTTTGGGATTATTACCAATTATCCCTATTGCAATTATTTTATCGATTTATTATGTAACAATTTTGGCTTCCATTCGGAAAACTACGGAAAGTTTACATAAACAACgtcaaattattaaattgaatttatatcaaaatttatttaaaattatttttggaTCAGTTATACTAACATTTTTAGGATTaacattatcatcatttgtttatttaagTATGTCATCTACAGAAATGTTTGAACAACATTGGAAAGGatcatttttcatttatgaTTTTTGGCCCAGTGTAGTGTTTTTCATTGTGTTTATGGCTGTTGCTTGGCTTTGGAGACCAACAGAAACAAGTTATATGCTTGCCATTTCATCTCAAGTTgctaatgatgatgaaaatgggGAATATCAACAAGGTATGGAATTAGATACTTTTTCACTAATGAGTCatagtgatgatgatgatgatgatgaaggaGATAATGGAGAACATAATCCTCAAAGACAAGTTGAACGTGATAGTTTTGAATTAcctaccaccaccaataataaaaataaaaatattcaacCGGAAAATCCACCACAATATGATCAATTGGGTACTCATGAACCACATGAAGCTCCAAGTAGtacattatttgaattgggtgaagatgatgaaattagTGATCATGAAGGTGATAATAGATTGAAAGATGAAAAGCATAAAGAATAG
- a CDS encoding uncharacterized protein (Ortholog of C. dubliniensis CD36 : Cd36_16230, C. parapsilosis CDC317 : CPAR2_213950, Candida tenuis NRRL Y-1498 : CANTEDRAFT_112720 and Debaryomyces hansenii CBS767 : DEHA2A01848g), which produces MDVRRCRRCKRKRLDDEPDEVRQYKTCAKCRIIERNKKNSRKPLAEETMLYGLKQFREQQSAENYIEEEGLLKDEFFKRYHNKPFNYQEEITKVLNNPNYVPPVLHNHNTDEVVTSSNGNTTGPKYQMTMKTNNTTGVQPPIKSRKQQQQPQPQQQQQQTQQHRHQQHQHQQQTHHHNQLHHQQETVIVDDEEDLYKILSELGNDDNSAKNDSKIIKENLDPYANDNVYDDFQKYLTTILEKLHSDKDIKNLVYLKEFNEVFTTNMSKFDAYTKDRTTLYQSIRLSEKQFRSHLLSNIRAMYIDPIIACLGLLYKQEYTNINEFKSTTSIKCGFSYIAKSAEQDEIKNLKESSIILVYNKKYHLLVIKLNHTSYRPSEIIYPNEFKQKVASVFGLLQMEEYSPESTAIFQNINLDYNAITGGLVYDKLVSVSHTYSEELQKFLKGLDKDVFIADFVNYEKVFKLDEENGVNDDDDDMDVDEEKPENKEEEQPQQQEQEGDVDVKMDVEEDGDHELENDVSQANKNDNESESVGQTEEEEEEEEEEEIQVEEAHVPSDELELALGESLAIENDNESENEINQTTTTFVSNENKEDDNNNDDILTKKESTVEVLDPVFQF; this is translated from the coding sequence ATGGATGTTCGTCGTTGTCGTAGATGTAAAAGAAAGCGTCTTGATGATGAACCAGATGAAGTTCGTCAATATAAAACTTGTGCCAAATGTCgaattattgaaagaaataaaaagaatctGAGAAAACCTTTAGCTGAAGAAACTATGCTTTATGgattaaaacaatttagaGAACAACAATCGGCCGAAAATTatatagaagaagaagggttattaaaagatgaatttttcaaaaggTATCATAATAAACCATTTAATTatcaagaagaaataaCAAAAGTGCTAAATAATCCAAACTATGTTCCTCCAGTActtcataatcataataCTGATGAAGTGGTGACTTCATCAAATGGTAATACTACTGGTCCTAAATATCAAATGACAATGAAGACAAATAATACCACTGGAGTTCAACCACCGATAAAATCTCgcaaacaacaacaacaacctcaACCtcaacagcagcaacagcaaaCCCAGCAACATCGTCATCagcaacatcaacatcaacaacaaacacaccaccacaaccagTTACACCATCAACAAGAAACTGTTATTGTtgacgatgaagaagatctttataaaattttatCAGAATTGGGTAATGACGATAATTCTGCAAAAAACGATTCTAAAataattaaagaaaatttagATCCTTATGCAAATGATAATGTATATGATGATTtccaaaaatatttaaccACTATacttgaaaaattacaTTCTGACAAAGACATTAAGAATTTAGtttatttaaaagaattcaaCGAAGTGTTTACTACTAACATGTCAAAATTTGATGCTTATACAAAAGATCGTACCACATTATATCAAAGTATCAGATTGAGTGAAAAACAATTTCGAAGTCATTTATTGAGTAATATAAGAGCAATGTATATTGATCCAATAATTGCTTGTTTAGGCTTACTTTATAAACAAGAATATACCAAtatcaatgaatttaaatcaacaacatcaataaAATGTGGGTTTAGTTATATTGCCAAATCTGCTGAacaagatgaaattaagaatttgaaagaatcatcaattatattggtttataataaaaaatatcatttattagtgattaaattgaatcataCAAGTTATAGACCAAGTGAGATTATTTATCCCAATgaatttaaacaaaaagttgCTAGTGTGTTTGGATTACTACAGATGGAAGAATATTCACCAGAATCAACGGCAATCTTCCAAAATATTAATCTTGATTATAATGCAATAACTGGTGGACTTGTATATGATAAATTGGTTTCTGTGTCTCATACGTATAGTGAAGAAttgcaaaaatttttaaaggGTTTGGATAAGGATGTGTTTATTGCTGATTTTGTCAATtatgaaaaagtttttaaacttgatgaagaaaatggtgttaatgatgatgatgatgatatggacgttgatgaagaaaaaccagaaaataaagaagaagaacagccacaacaacaagaacaagaaggAGATGTGGATGTTAAAATGGATGTGGAAGAAGATGGTGATCatgaattagaaaatgaTGTTAGTCAggcaaataaaaatgacaaTGAATCCGAATCCGTTGGTCaaactgaagaagaagaagaagaagaggaggaggaagagATTCAAGTGGAAGAGGCACATGTACCAAGTgatgaattggaattaGCATTGGGTGAAAGTTTAGCAATTGAGAACGACAATGAATCAGAAAATGAGATtaatcaaacaacaactacatTTGTTAGtaatgaaaacaaagaagatgataataataatgatgatattcTTACTAAGAAAGAATCAACAGTAGAAGTTTTGGATCCagtatttcaattttaa
- the SIR2 gene encoding Sir2p (Required for wild-type lifespan, asymmetric inheritance of oxidatively damaged proteins, rDNA silencing; regulates phenotypic switch in strain 3153A, not WO-1; partially complements S. cerevisiae sir2 mating defect; Spider biofilm induced), producing MTTFWSQTINRQNGGVATATATATATAATTTPTAGGTGAGTTTSTKGMITPTPFNIDINNDLNDFDGKFIETFKPDLELQKKYRSFIQREGALSFLRTEITQSMSKRDICVLILNLGYPKKAVEDYPILTLKELAYILLKLMLTDSAQLEPKVEIDENDNKNDGTNNSDIDSDIDSNSDMDSQSESGELDDAMDVDDSLSENEDEYDQDMSTTTLKRTINMTPFKYKLPDLISDLSRAKKIMVVTGAGISTSLGIPDFRSFKGLYNQLSKLNLSDPQKVFDLQTFMREPGLFYTIAHLVLPPDGKFSLLHAFLKLLQDKHKLLRNYTQNIDNLEQRAGLKSEKLVQCHGSFAKAKCVSCQGIFAGEKIYNHIRRKQVPRCAICWKNTKQAPIHFGAIKPTITFFGEDLPERFHTLMDKDLQQIDLFLVIGTSLKVEPVASIIERVPYKVPKILINKDPIPNRGFNLQLLGLCDDVVSYLCKCLKWDIPHADFNNNDEFKLSKLKNGDWEIVKKSTSTKK from the coding sequence ATGACAACTTTTTGGTCACAAACAATCAATCGCCAAAATGGTGGTGTTGCTACTGCTACTGCCACTGCCACTGCCACTGCTGCTACCACCACGCCTACTGCTGGTGGTACTGGTGCTGGTACTACCACATCAACTAAAGGAATGATTACACCCACACCttttaatattgatatcaataatgatttaaatgattttgatgGGAAATTTATAGAAACTTTTAAACCTGATTTAGAAttacaaaagaaatatcGACTGTTTATTCAACGAGAAGGAGCTTTATCATTTCTTCGAACCGAAATAACTCAATCAATGTCTAAACGAGATATATGcgttttaattttaaatttaggATACCCTAAAAAAGCCGTGGAAGATTATCCAATATTAACATTAAAAGAGTTGGCGTATATcttgttgaagttgatgtTAACTGATTCAGCACAATTAGAACCAAAAGtggaaattgatgaaaatgataataaaaatgatgGTACTAATAATAGTGATATTGATAGTGATATTGATAGTAATAGTGATATGGACCTGCAACTGGAACTGGGAGAATTAGACGATGCTATGGATGTGGATGATTCTTTATCggaaaatgaagatgaatatGATCAAGACATGTCTACTACTACTTTAAAACGAACAATAAACATGACACcatttaaatataaactACCGGATCTTATTTCTGATTTATCTAGAGCTAAAAAAATCATGGTAGTTACTGGTGCAGGTATTTCTACATCATTAGGTATACCCGATTTCCGATCATTTAAAGGGttatataatcaattatctAAATTGAATCTTAGTGATCCACAAAAAGTTTTCGATTTACAAACATTTATGAGAGAACCCGGATTATTTTATACCATTGCTCATTTAGTCTTACCACCAGATGGGAAATTTAGTTTATTACAtgcatttttgaaattattacaagatAAACATAAATTATTACGAAATTATActcaaaatattgataatttagaaCAACGAGCAGGATTGAAACTGGAAAAATTAGTTCAATGTCATGGATCATTTGCTAAAGCTAAATGTGTTTCATGTCAAGGTATATTTGCTggtgaaaaaatttataatcatattagaagaaaacaaGTTCCTCGATGTGCTATTTGTTGGAAAAATACTAAACAAGCACCAATCCATTTTGGTGCCATAAAACCAACAATTACATTTTTCGGTGAAGATCTTCCGGAAAGATTTCATACTTTGATGGATAAAGAtttacaacaaattgatttatttttggttaTTGGAACTTCATTAAAAGTGGAACCAGTAGCAAGTATAATTGAAAGAGTTCCTTATAAAGTACCgaaaatattaattaataaagatCCTATTCCTAATAGAGGTTTCAATTTACAATTGCTTGGACTTTGTGATGATGTCGTATCTTATTTATGTAAATGTTTAAAATGGGATATTCCTCATGctgatttcaataataatgatgaatttaaattatcaaaacttAAAAATGGTGATTGGGAAATTGTCAAGAAATCAACTTCgacaaaaaaatga